In Streptomyces sp. DG2A-72, one genomic interval encodes:
- a CDS encoding SPFH domain-containing protein: protein MEPVIIVLIILVVLVFIALIKTIQVIPQASAAIVERFGRYTRTLNAGLNIVVPFIDTIRNRIDLREQVVPFPPQPVITQDNLVVNIDTVIYYQVTDARAATYEVASYIQAIEQLTVTTLRNIIGGMDLERTLTSREEINAALRGVLDEATGKWGIRVNRVELKAIEPPTSIQDSMEKQMRADRDKRAAILQAEGVRQSEILRAEGEKQSQILRAEGEAKAAALRAEGEAQAIRTVFESIHAGDADQKLLAYQYLQMLPKIAEGDANKLWIVPSEIGDALKGLSGAMGNFGPMGGGSGNGGASGGQGTERREKPTLD from the coding sequence ATGGAACCGGTCATCATCGTCCTGATCATTCTGGTGGTGTTGGTCTTCATCGCCCTGATCAAGACGATCCAAGTCATCCCACAGGCGAGCGCCGCCATCGTCGAGCGCTTCGGCCGCTACACGCGGACGCTGAACGCGGGCCTCAACATCGTCGTCCCGTTCATCGACACCATCCGCAACCGCATCGACCTGCGCGAACAGGTCGTACCGTTCCCGCCGCAGCCGGTGATCACCCAGGACAACCTGGTCGTCAACATCGACACCGTCATCTATTACCAGGTGACCGACGCCCGGGCCGCCACGTACGAAGTCGCCAGCTACATCCAGGCGATCGAGCAGCTCACCGTCACCACGCTCCGCAACATCATCGGCGGCATGGACCTCGAACGGACCCTGACCTCCCGCGAGGAGATCAACGCGGCCCTGCGCGGCGTCCTCGACGAGGCCACAGGCAAGTGGGGCATCCGCGTCAACCGCGTGGAACTCAAGGCCATCGAGCCCCCGACCTCCATCCAGGACTCGATGGAGAAGCAGATGCGCGCCGACCGTGACAAGCGCGCCGCGATCCTCCAGGCCGAAGGTGTCCGGCAGTCCGAGATCCTGCGCGCCGAAGGTGAGAAGCAGTCCCAGATCCTGCGCGCCGAAGGTGAGGCCAAGGCCGCCGCCCTGCGCGCCGAGGGCGAGGCCCAGGCGATCCGCACGGTCTTCGAATCCATCCACGCCGGCGACGCGGACCAGAAGCTCCTCGCCTACCAGTACCTCCAGATGCTCCCCAAGATCGCCGAGGGCGACGCCAACAAGCTCTGGATCGTGCCCAGCGAGATCGGCGACGCCCTCAAGGGCCTGAGCGGCGCCATGGGCAACTTCGGCCCGATGGGCGGAGGTTCAGGCAACGGAGGCGCCTCAGGGGGCCAGGGAACGGAACGACGAGAGAAGCCGACGCTCGACTGA
- a CDS encoding NfeD family protein: MEIDPWVWWLIGAAALGVGLVITTMPELGMLAVGAIAAAVAAGAFGGDAVIQVVVFAVVSTALIAVVRPIAARHRAQRPQLATGVEALKGKQAVVLERVDGSGGRIKLAGEVWSARSLDTDRAYEVGQEVDVVDIEGATAIVM, from the coding sequence GTGGAAATCGACCCGTGGGTGTGGTGGCTGATCGGCGCGGCAGCGCTCGGTGTCGGGCTTGTGATCACCACGATGCCCGAACTCGGCATGCTCGCGGTGGGCGCGATCGCGGCGGCGGTGGCCGCAGGCGCCTTCGGCGGTGACGCCGTCATCCAAGTCGTGGTCTTCGCCGTCGTATCGACCGCGCTCATCGCCGTCGTACGGCCCATCGCGGCCCGACATCGAGCGCAGCGACCCCAACTCGCCACAGGTGTAGAGGCGTTGAAGGGCAAACAGGCCGTCGTACTGGAGCGCGTCGACGGCTCAGGCGGCCGGATCAAGCTCGCCGGGGAGGTCTGGTCGGCACGCTCCCTCGACACCGACCGCGCCTACGAAGTGGGCCAGGAAGTCGATGTCGTGGACATCGAGGGTGCCACGGCGATCGTCATGTGA
- a CDS encoding ABC transporter ATP-binding protein, translating to MSDVLELQDVSVVREGRALVDQVSWSVKEGERWVILGPNGAGKTTLLNVASSYLFPSSGTATVLGDTLGKVDVFELRPRIGMAGIAMADKLPKRQTVLQTVLTAAYGMTAGWHEDYEDIDEQRARAFLDRLGMSNFLERKFGTLSEGERKRTLIARALMTDPELLLLDEPAAGLDLGGREDLVRRLGRLARDPIAPSMLMVTHHVEEIAPGFTHVLMIRQGKVLAAGPLELELTSRNLSLCFGLPLVVEQVGERWTAQGLPLS from the coding sequence ATGAGCGATGTTCTGGAGCTTCAGGACGTATCCGTGGTCCGGGAGGGCCGGGCTCTCGTGGACCAGGTGTCCTGGTCGGTGAAGGAGGGCGAGCGCTGGGTCATCCTCGGCCCCAACGGCGCCGGCAAGACCACCCTCCTCAATGTCGCGTCCAGCTACCTCTTCCCCAGCAGCGGCACCGCCACCGTCCTCGGTGACACCCTCGGGAAGGTCGATGTCTTCGAGCTGCGCCCGCGCATCGGCATGGCCGGCATCGCCATGGCCGACAAGCTCCCCAAGCGCCAGACCGTCCTGCAGACCGTGCTGACCGCCGCCTACGGCATGACCGCCGGCTGGCACGAGGACTACGAGGACATCGACGAACAGCGCGCCCGCGCCTTCCTCGACCGCCTCGGCATGAGCAACTTCCTGGAGCGCAAGTTCGGCACGCTCTCCGAGGGCGAGCGCAAGCGCACCCTCATCGCCCGCGCCCTGATGACCGACCCCGAACTGCTCCTCCTCGACGAGCCCGCCGCCGGCCTCGACCTCGGCGGCCGCGAGGACCTCGTACGCCGCCTCGGCCGCCTCGCCCGCGACCCGATCGCCCCCTCGATGCTCATGGTCACCCACCACGTCGAGGAGATCGCCCCCGGCTTCACCCACGTCCTGATGATCCGCCAGGGCAAGGTCCTCGCCGCCGGCCCTCTGGAACTCGAACTCACCTCCCGCAACCTCTCCCTCTGCTTCGGACTGCCCCTCGTCGTCGAACAGGTCGGCGAGCGCTGGACCGCACAGGGCCTCCCGTTGTCCTGA
- the chpE gene encoding chaplin ChpE: MKNLKKVAAVTMVAGGLVAAGAGMASATDGAVANGKAVGSPGIVSGNVVQAPVHIPVNAVGNSVNVVGVLNPAFGNTGINR, translated from the coding sequence GTGAAGAACCTGAAGAAGGTAGCGGCCGTGACGATGGTGGCTGGCGGGCTGGTCGCCGCGGGTGCCGGCATGGCCTCCGCCACCGACGGCGCTGTGGCCAACGGCAAGGCCGTGGGTTCGCCGGGCATCGTCTCGGGCAATGTCGTCCAGGCCCCGGTGCACATCCCCGTGAACGCGGTCGGCAACAGCGTGAACGTCGTCGGTGTGCTGAACCCCGCCTTCGGCAACACGGGCATCAACCGCTGA
- a CDS encoding response regulator transcription factor encodes MADAIRVLLVDDHQVVRRGLRTFLEVQDDIEVVGEAADGAEGVARTEELKPDVVLMDVKMPGMDGVDALRRLRELNNPARVLIVTSFTEQRTVIPALRAGAAGYVYKDVDPDALAGAIRSVHAGHILLQPEVAGALLSQEEANSGQGRAGSLTEREREVLGLIADGRSNREIARALVLSEKTVKTHVSNILMKLDLADRTQAALWAVRHGVAG; translated from the coding sequence GTGGCTGACGCAATCAGGGTGCTGCTCGTCGACGACCACCAGGTGGTCCGCCGTGGCCTGCGCACCTTCCTCGAAGTGCAGGACGACATCGAGGTCGTGGGCGAGGCCGCGGACGGCGCCGAAGGAGTCGCGCGCACCGAGGAGTTGAAGCCCGACGTCGTCCTCATGGACGTCAAGATGCCGGGCATGGACGGCGTCGACGCGCTGCGCAGACTCCGCGAACTGAACAACCCCGCGCGCGTGCTCATCGTCACCAGCTTCACCGAACAGCGCACGGTGATCCCGGCCCTGCGCGCCGGCGCCGCCGGCTATGTCTACAAGGACGTCGACCCGGACGCCCTCGCCGGCGCCATCCGCTCCGTGCATGCCGGCCACATCCTGCTCCAGCCCGAGGTCGCGGGCGCCCTGCTGTCCCAGGAGGAGGCCAACTCGGGCCAGGGCAGAGCCGGTTCGCTCACGGAACGGGAGCGCGAAGTGCTGGGGCTGATAGCCGACGGCCGCTCCAACCGGGAGATCGCCCGCGCCCTGGTCCTCTCCGAGAAGACGGTGAAGACCCATGTGTCGAACATCCTGATGAAGCTCGACCTGGCGGACCGCACCCAGGCCGCGCTGTGGGCGGTACGCCATGGTGTGGCCGGATAA
- a CDS encoding GAF domain-containing sensor histidine kinase has protein sequence MSQGPRSGLAAVSSALLAMSRHLEVRDVLKTIVASARELLDAQYAALGVPDDHGGFAQFVVDGVSDQQWKAIGPLPRQHGILASMLREAKVERLADVRKDPRFEGWPSAHPDLADFLGLPIRDGDEVIGALFLANKNCPKPDGSCGFTEDDEELLAILAQHAAIALTNARLYERSRELTIAEERSRLAHELHDAVSQKLFSLRLTAQAAAALVDRDPSRAKGELQQVALLAAEAADELRAAVVELRPAALDEDGLVNTLRTQIQVLDRAHAARVTFAGHGARALPAAQEEAVLRVAQEALHNALRHSGAQHVDVTLDRRGSGAVLRVTDDGNGFDPQSIRRAGRHLGLVSMRDRASGVGGNLTVESAPGKGTTIEMEVPGG, from the coding sequence ATGAGTCAAGGCCCCCGGTCCGGCCTCGCCGCGGTGAGCTCCGCGCTGCTGGCCATGAGCAGGCACCTCGAGGTGCGCGACGTCCTCAAGACGATCGTCGCCTCGGCCCGCGAGCTGCTCGACGCGCAGTACGCCGCGCTGGGCGTCCCGGACGACCACGGAGGCTTCGCCCAGTTCGTGGTCGACGGCGTCAGCGACCAGCAGTGGAAGGCCATCGGCCCGCTGCCGCGGCAGCACGGAATCCTCGCCTCGATGCTGCGCGAGGCGAAGGTGGAACGCCTCGCGGACGTGCGCAAGGACCCCAGGTTCGAGGGCTGGCCCTCCGCCCATCCCGATCTGGCCGACTTCCTGGGCCTGCCGATCCGTGACGGCGACGAGGTGATCGGGGCGCTGTTCCTGGCCAACAAGAACTGCCCCAAGCCGGACGGCAGTTGCGGCTTCACCGAGGACGACGAAGAGCTGCTGGCCATCCTCGCCCAGCACGCGGCCATCGCCCTGACCAACGCCCGCCTCTATGAACGCAGCCGCGAGCTGACCATCGCGGAGGAACGCTCCCGCCTGGCCCACGAACTGCACGACGCGGTCAGCCAGAAGCTCTTCTCCCTGCGCCTGACGGCCCAGGCCGCCGCCGCCCTCGTCGACCGCGACCCGTCCCGCGCCAAGGGCGAGCTGCAGCAGGTGGCCCTGCTCGCCGCCGAGGCGGCCGACGAACTGCGCGCCGCCGTCGTCGAGTTGCGCCCCGCCGCCCTCGACGAGGACGGGCTCGTCAACACCCTGCGCACCCAGATCCAGGTCCTCGACCGCGCCCACGCCGCGCGCGTGACCTTCGCCGGGCACGGGGCACGGGCCCTGCCCGCCGCCCAGGAGGAGGCCGTGCTCCGCGTCGCCCAGGAGGCCCTGCACAACGCGCTGCGACACTCGGGCGCCCAGCACGTAGACGTGACCCTGGACCGGCGCGGCAGCGGAGCCGTCCTGCGCGTCACCGACGACGGCAACGGCTTCGACCCGCAGTCGATACGCCGCGCGGGCCGCCATCTCGGTCTGGTCTCCATGCGGGACCGGGCGAGCGGGGTCGGCGGCAACCTGACGGTGGAATCGGCGCCCGGCAAGGGCACCACGATCGAGATGGAGGTCCCCGGTGGCTGA
- a CDS encoding SDR family oxidoreductase — MPVAIITGASKGLGRALAEALAARGWDLVLDARTAKVLDETSAAVSAYGTRVTALPGDVTDAAHRAQLVAAAWKLGGVDLVVSNASALGVEPIVRLDALPLEGLRRALEVNVVAALGLVQEALPLLRASGAGAVITVSSDAAAEAYETWGGYGSSKAALDHLAAVLGAEEPGLRVWAVDPGDMATDLYAAAVPDDDDPRPAPASVVPAFLRLLDERPDSGRYSAPSLVEGR, encoded by the coding sequence ATGCCGGTAGCGATCATCACAGGGGCGTCGAAGGGGCTGGGGCGGGCGCTCGCCGAAGCACTGGCCGCGCGGGGCTGGGATCTGGTGCTGGACGCCAGAACGGCGAAGGTGCTGGACGAGACGTCGGCGGCCGTGTCCGCGTACGGCACACGCGTTACGGCGCTGCCCGGCGACGTCACGGACGCCGCGCACCGGGCCCAGCTGGTCGCGGCGGCCTGGAAGCTCGGCGGGGTCGACCTGGTGGTGAGCAACGCGAGTGCGCTGGGCGTCGAGCCGATCGTACGGCTGGACGCGCTGCCCCTGGAGGGGCTGCGGCGGGCGCTGGAGGTGAACGTGGTGGCCGCGCTCGGCCTCGTCCAGGAGGCGCTGCCGCTGCTGCGTGCGTCGGGGGCGGGCGCGGTGATCACGGTCAGCTCGGACGCCGCCGCCGAGGCGTACGAGACCTGGGGCGGCTACGGGTCCTCGAAGGCGGCCCTGGACCACCTCGCGGCGGTGCTCGGCGCGGAGGAGCCCGGGCTGCGGGTGTGGGCGGTGGATCCCGGCGACATGGCCACGGACCTGTACGCGGCGGCCGTACCGGACGACGACGATCCGCGGCCGGCGCCGGCGAGTGTGGTGCCCGCCTTCCTGCGGCTGCTGGACGAGCGTCCGGACAGTGGCCGGTACAGCGCGCCCTCCCTGGTGGAGGGGCGATGA
- a CDS encoding S-adenosylmethionine:tRNA ribosyltransferase-isomerase, with protein sequence MTLALEVPEELSARVPVEQRGPGLDRDSVRLLVSHGSAVSHHTFTELPRLLRAGDLLIVNTSPTLTAAVDGRIGHARVVVHFSTLGDDGRWAVELREPDGKGTTRARAGSPSGTAVRLPGGVRLVLEEALSERLWWARVAGAEVLGMLREHGRPIRYSYTERDQPLSVYQTVFALPTADGSGSAEMPSAARPFTARLVAELVSRGVQFAPVTLHTGVASAEVHEPPYPERFAVPEASARLINAAAAGDGRVVAVGTTAVRAVESAAGADGIVRARAGWTDLVVTPERGVRVVDGLLTGLHEPQASHLLMLEAVAGRAAVDRGYEEALRERYLWHEFGDMHLVLSAENAHTEHCSSNSW encoded by the coding sequence ATGACGCTGGCGCTGGAGGTTCCGGAGGAGCTGTCCGCGCGCGTGCCGGTCGAGCAGCGGGGGCCTGGGCTCGACCGGGACTCCGTACGGCTGCTGGTGTCGCATGGCAGTGCTGTGTCACATCACACCTTCACGGAGCTGCCGCGGCTGCTGCGGGCGGGAGACCTGCTCATCGTCAATACGTCACCGACGCTCACCGCCGCCGTGGACGGGCGGATCGGGCACGCGCGCGTGGTCGTGCACTTCTCCACCCTCGGGGACGACGGGCGGTGGGCGGTCGAGCTGCGGGAGCCGGACGGGAAGGGCACCACACGCGCGCGTGCGGGCAGCCCTTCGGGTACCGCGGTGCGGTTGCCCGGGGGCGTACGGCTGGTCCTGGAGGAAGCGCTGAGCGAGCGGCTGTGGTGGGCGCGGGTGGCCGGAGCGGAGGTGCTCGGCATGCTCCGGGAGCACGGGCGGCCGATTCGCTACTCGTACACGGAGAGGGACCAGCCCTTGTCCGTGTACCAGACGGTCTTCGCCCTCCCCACCGCCGACGGCTCGGGCAGCGCCGAGATGCCCAGCGCCGCCCGGCCCTTCACGGCCCGGCTGGTGGCGGAGCTGGTGAGCCGCGGGGTGCAGTTCGCTCCGGTGACGCTGCACACCGGGGTGGCCTCGGCCGAGGTGCACGAGCCGCCGTATCCGGAGCGGTTCGCGGTGCCGGAGGCTTCGGCGCGGCTGATCAATGCGGCGGCGGCCGGGGACGGGCGGGTGGTCGCGGTCGGTACGACGGCCGTGCGGGCTGTGGAGTCGGCGGCCGGGGCCGACGGGATCGTACGCGCGCGTGCGGGATGGACGGATCTCGTCGTCACCCCGGAGCGCGGGGTGCGGGTGGTGGACGGGCTGCTGACCGGGCTGCATGAGCCGCAGGCCTCGCATCTGCTGATGCTGGAGGCGGTCGCGGGGCGCGCGGCGGTCGACCGGGGGTATGAGGAGGCGCTGCGCGAGCGCTACCTGTGGCACGAGTTCGGGGACATGCATCTCGTCCTGTCGGCGGAGAACGCTCACACAGAGCATTGCTCCAGCAACAGCTGGTGA
- a CDS encoding transglycosylase SLT domain-containing protein — MPKITKKSGHSRALTRTHKIAIAGVATLGAAAVAISAVPSNAQSTTAEAAPAGKVAYSSEQIKDVKASVTDQLAGASLKAEQIAAKKHAAAAAEAKKKAAAEAAAKKKAAVAHAKHKATVAHAKHKAAVAAAKKKAEAARKAKEAASRSAKRAAVKPVAAKTYANNLNGWINHALDIMNDKGIPGTYNGLYRNIMRESSGNPNAINNWDINAINGVPSIGLLQVIKPTFDAYHVAGTAKSQYDPVANIVAAANYAADKYGSIDNVNSAY; from the coding sequence ATGCCCAAGATCACCAAGAAGTCTGGTCACAGTCGCGCTCTTACGCGCACGCACAAGATCGCCATCGCCGGTGTCGCCACACTCGGCGCCGCCGCGGTCGCGATCTCCGCGGTGCCGAGCAACGCACAGTCGACCACGGCCGAGGCTGCCCCCGCGGGCAAGGTGGCGTACAGCTCCGAGCAGATCAAGGATGTCAAGGCCAGCGTCACCGACCAGCTCGCCGGCGCCAGCCTGAAGGCCGAGCAGATCGCCGCCAAGAAGCACGCCGCCGCGGCGGCCGAGGCGAAGAAGAAGGCCGCTGCCGAGGCCGCCGCGAAGAAGAAGGCCGCCGTGGCCCACGCCAAGCACAAGGCCACCGTGGCCCACGCCAAGCACAAGGCTGCCGTTGCCGCCGCGAAGAAGAAGGCCGAGGCCGCGCGCAAGGCGAAGGAGGCCGCGAGCCGGTCCGCCAAGCGCGCCGCGGTCAAGCCCGTCGCCGCGAAGACGTACGCCAACAACCTCAACGGCTGGATCAACCACGCCCTCGACATCATGAACGACAAGGGCATCCCGGGTACCTACAACGGTCTGTACCGCAACATCATGCGGGAGTCCTCGGGCAACCCGAACGCCATCAACAACTGGGACATCAACGCCATCAACGGTGTCCCCTCGATCGGTCTGCTGCAGGTCATCAAGCCGACGTTCGACGCCTACCACGTCGCGGGCACGGCCAAGAGCCAGTACGACCCGGTCGCCAACATCGTCGCCGCCGCCAACTACGCGGCCGACAAGTACGGCTCGATCGACAACGTCAACAGCGCGTACTGA
- a CDS encoding FHA domain-containing protein, translating into MPELVLELNGRTWTLDPSRPYTLGRDPQGDIVLEDARVSWRHATISWGGRSWVIEDHGSTNGTFVQGQRIHQMEIGPGSAVHLGNATDGPCLNASGTAAAVAQPQQQPYAAQSASPGWAQQAPPQQVPQQQGRQQPQQAAAHIPQQQGPGGGAGAPPVYGDRSPTTFHQLSIGRVMRIGRALENDLVVSDLQVSRNHAEFHSMPDGRMEIRDLGSHNGTYVNGQPIAKGGSQMLGPADIVGVGHSTFRIVGDRLEEFVDTGEVSFSARHLTVTVDGGKQILKDVSFGVPEKSLIAVIGPSGSGKSTLLKALTGYRPANEGDVLYDNRNLYKQFAELRQRIGLVPQDDILHKELTVRKALKYAAKLRFPADTTAREREQRIDEVLRELKLDVHKEKKVTSLSGGQRKRVSVALELLTKPSLIFLDEPTSGLDPGMDRDVMQLLRGLADDGRTVLVVTHSVAELAICDKLLVMAPGGAVAYFGPPEEALNFFGYDTWADVFSAFENYRDYDWAGRWKGSQHYQMYAADIDAIAAQSVQMPPMQAMRPPKPQGWMSQFLTLVRRYVSVIASNKGFLALTVILPLVLGSVSLLIDQGKDLLVNTEINPNTGQPVANGTALTVLLILAVGACFAGAANSVRELIKERVIYERERATGLSRSAYLMSKVFVLGFITVLQGLMVGVIGFSTRTIPDEGLIFGSQTLLELCIPIMALGFTAMMFGLIISALVKTAEKTMPLLVMFAIVQVVFTGCLFPLAGSVGVNELSYLMPSRWAVAAAGATLDFNRISPPAKGESSDPLWENTVAAWGMDMAALIAIGVICGFFVARFLRRHEPEVMRK; encoded by the coding sequence GTGCCGGAACTCGTACTGGAATTGAATGGACGGACCTGGACGCTCGACCCGTCCAGGCCATACACCCTCGGACGTGATCCGCAGGGGGACATCGTGCTCGAGGACGCCAGGGTGTCCTGGCGTCACGCCACGATCAGCTGGGGCGGCCGCAGTTGGGTCATCGAGGACCACGGCAGCACCAACGGCACGTTCGTGCAGGGCCAGCGGATCCACCAGATGGAGATCGGCCCCGGCTCGGCCGTACACCTGGGCAACGCGACCGACGGCCCGTGCCTGAACGCGTCCGGCACCGCGGCCGCTGTCGCCCAGCCCCAGCAGCAGCCGTACGCCGCGCAGAGCGCGAGCCCCGGCTGGGCACAGCAGGCGCCGCCGCAGCAGGTTCCGCAACAGCAGGGCCGGCAGCAGCCGCAGCAGGCCGCCGCGCATATCCCGCAGCAGCAGGGCCCCGGTGGTGGCGCGGGGGCGCCGCCGGTCTACGGCGACCGCAGTCCGACCACGTTCCACCAGCTCTCGATCGGCCGCGTCATGCGCATCGGCCGTGCCCTGGAGAACGACCTCGTCGTCTCCGACCTGCAGGTCTCGCGCAATCACGCCGAGTTCCACTCGATGCCCGACGGCCGTATGGAGATCCGCGACCTGGGCTCGCACAACGGCACGTACGTCAACGGCCAGCCGATCGCCAAGGGCGGCTCACAGATGTTGGGCCCCGCCGACATCGTGGGCGTCGGCCACTCGACGTTCCGGATCGTCGGCGACCGCCTCGAGGAGTTCGTCGACACCGGTGAAGTCTCCTTCTCCGCACGCCACTTGACGGTCACCGTCGACGGCGGCAAGCAGATCCTCAAGGACGTCTCCTTCGGCGTCCCGGAGAAGTCGCTGATCGCGGTCATCGGCCCGTCCGGCTCAGGCAAGTCGACGCTGCTCAAGGCGCTCACCGGCTACCGGCCCGCCAACGAGGGCGACGTCCTCTACGACAACCGGAACCTGTACAAGCAGTTCGCCGAGCTGCGTCAGCGCATCGGTCTGGTCCCGCAGGACGACATCCTGCACAAGGAGCTGACCGTCAGGAAGGCCCTCAAGTACGCGGCCAAGCTCCGCTTCCCGGCCGACACCACCGCGCGCGAGCGCGAGCAGCGCATCGACGAGGTGCTGCGCGAGCTGAAGTTGGACGTCCACAAGGAGAAGAAGGTCACCTCCCTCTCCGGCGGCCAGCGCAAGCGCGTCTCGGTGGCCCTGGAACTGCTCACCAAGCCGTCGCTGATCTTCCTCGACGAGCCCACGTCCGGTCTCGACCCGGGCATGGACCGCGATGTCATGCAGCTGCTGCGCGGCCTCGCCGACGACGGCCGTACGGTCCTCGTGGTCACGCACTCCGTGGCCGAGCTGGCGATCTGCGACAAGCTCCTGGTGATGGCGCCGGGCGGCGCGGTCGCCTACTTCGGCCCGCCCGAGGAGGCACTGAACTTCTTCGGCTACGACACCTGGGCCGACGTCTTCTCCGCCTTCGAGAACTACCGCGACTACGACTGGGCCGGACGCTGGAAGGGCTCGCAGCACTACCAGATGTACGCCGCGGACATCGACGCGATCGCTGCGCAGTCCGTACAGATGCCGCCGATGCAGGCGATGAGGCCGCCGAAGCCGCAGGGCTGGATGTCCCAGTTCCTGACCCTGGTGCGCCGCTACGTTTCGGTCATCGCCTCCAACAAGGGCTTCCTGGCCCTGACGGTGATCCTGCCGCTCGTCCTCGGCTCGGTGAGCCTGCTCATCGACCAGGGCAAGGACCTCCTGGTCAACACGGAGATCAACCCGAACACCGGCCAGCCCGTCGCGAACGGCACGGCCCTCACCGTCCTGCTGATCCTCGCGGTCGGCGCCTGCTTCGCCGGCGCTGCCAACTCCGTCCGTGAACTGATCAAGGAACGGGTCATCTACGAGCGGGAGCGCGCGACCGGCCTGTCCCGGTCCGCGTACCTGATGTCCAAGGTGTTCGTGCTCGGCTTCATCACGGTGTTGCAGGGCCTGATGGTCGGCGTCATCGGCTTCTCCACCCGCACCATCCCCGACGAGGGCCTGATCTTCGGCAGCCAGACGCTCCTGGAGCTGTGCATTCCGATCATGGCGCTGGGCTTCACCGCGATGATGTTCGGCCTGATCATCTCGGCCCTGGTGAAGACCGCCGAGAAGACCATGCCGCTGCTGGTCATGTTCGCGATCGTCCAGGTCGTCTTCACCGGCTGTCTGTTCCCCCTGGCCGGCTCGGTCGGAGTCAACGAGCTCTCGTACCTGATGCCGTCGCGATGGGCGGTCGCCGCCGCGGGCGCCACGCTCGACTTCAACCGGATCAGCCCGCCCGCCAAGGGCGAGAGCAGCGACCCGCTGTGGGAGAACACGGTCGCGGCCTGGGGCATGGACATGGCCGCCCTGATCGCCATCGGCGTGATCTGCGGCTTCTTCGTGGCCCGCTTCCTGCGCCGCCACGAGCCGGAGGTCATGCGGAAGTAA